One window of Desulfarculus baarsii DSM 2075 genomic DNA carries:
- a CDS encoding efflux RND transporter periplasmic adaptor subunit translates to MSSPKSCLLAWLIVAALALLSACDGAPAADTKEANGRNLPVVQVLKIEPTTMLDALILPGETEAIEDIVLAAEHAGRVETVTVNDGDKVKKGQIVAEIDVAALKTALDRAKANYNMAADQAKRRRPLIDKGVIGREEYDKVETARLVAQGELREAQVLYNKGFVRAPIDGRVNHLHVDAGEFVDKGNPVADIVNTDQIRVNVSVPELDVRYIKVGQPSRVTMDAMPGRQWFGRIDFVAFKADPATRTFKARVVLDNADGAIRPGMICRAGFLKQTINDALAAPLSALVDKGGERLVFVEKDGVIQARTIEIGVIEAERIQIVKGLAPGDNLVVSGQEDIEDGMKVRVR, encoded by the coding sequence ATGTCTAGCCCAAAAAGTTGTTTGTTAGCGTGGCTGATCGTGGCCGCGTTGGCGCTGTTGTCGGCTTGCGACGGCGCGCCGGCCGCCGACACCAAGGAGGCCAACGGCCGCAATCTGCCGGTGGTCCAGGTGCTCAAGATCGAGCCGACCACCATGCTCGACGCCTTGATCCTGCCCGGCGAGACCGAGGCTATCGAGGACATCGTCCTGGCGGCCGAACACGCCGGCCGGGTGGAGACCGTGACCGTCAACGACGGCGACAAGGTCAAAAAAGGCCAGATCGTCGCCGAGATCGACGTGGCCGCCCTCAAAACGGCCCTGGACCGGGCCAAGGCCAACTACAACATGGCCGCCGACCAGGCCAAACGCCGCCGGCCGCTGATCGACAAGGGCGTCATCGGCCGTGAGGAGTACGACAAGGTCGAGACCGCCCGCCTGGTGGCCCAGGGCGAACTGCGCGAGGCCCAGGTGCTTTACAACAAAGGCTTCGTGCGCGCGCCCATCGACGGCCGCGTCAACCACCTGCACGTCGACGCCGGCGAGTTTGTCGATAAGGGCAACCCCGTGGCCGACATCGTCAACACCGACCAGATTCGCGTCAACGTCAGCGTGCCCGAGCTGGACGTGCGCTATATCAAGGTCGGCCAGCCCTCGCGGGTGACCATGGACGCCATGCCCGGCCGCCAGTGGTTCGGCCGCATCGACTTCGTGGCCTTCAAGGCCGATCCGGCCACGCGCACCTTCAAGGCCAGGGTCGTGCTGGATAACGCCGACGGCGCCATCCGGCCGGGCATGATCTGCCGGGCCGGCTTCCTCAAGCAAACCATAAACGACGCCTTGGCCGCGCCCCTTTCGGCCTTGGTGGACAAAGGCGGCGAGCGCCTGGTCTTCGTGGAGAAAGACGGCGTGATCCAGGCCCGGACCATCGAAATCGGCGTGATCGAGGCCGAGCGCATCCAGATCGTCAAGGGCCTGGCCCCCGGCGACAACCTGGTCGTCTCGGGCCAGGAAGACATCGAGGACGGCATGAAGGTGCGCGTGCGATGA
- a CDS encoding 2-hydroxyacyl-CoA dehydratase subunit D: MSTKLALSAAANLRRIVNDNYLRAHQGAAAGKFVVWAAIIVPLELLHGFDLVVCVPENHAAMCAARGVGAQQCQKAEAAGYSMDLCSYARIDLGTALAGGEGSPSMGQPRPNLLISDNNNCSLLVKWFDAVQRMSGAGHFVIDAPFCYQPQRPADTRYLEGQLRAMIRAIEGLTGQRCDMDKVGQAMAYSDQACALWKKLLSLAQSRPAGITAFDTFAHMAPYITSLRGTKELVDHLRLLVDEIELNMAMGKCPVPDERYRLLWDNIAPWHQLRAMSSRLAGLGANIVSATYTACLGSLEGRIDHYPYDGGDPLAYLARMQNFSVCPHGLELRARAMAALIERYGVDGVIFGSNRSCKVYSVMQMDLQRLMAARCGAPAVMIELDHADGRKYSEEAAFLRIEALLEAIDAGRTMPAA; this comes from the coding sequence ATGAGCACCAAGCTGGCCCTGAGCGCGGCGGCCAATCTGCGCCGCATCGTCAACGACAATTATCTGCGGGCCCATCAAGGGGCCGCCGCCGGCAAGTTCGTGGTTTGGGCGGCGATCATCGTGCCCCTGGAGCTGCTGCACGGCTTTGACCTGGTGGTCTGCGTGCCCGAAAACCACGCCGCCATGTGCGCCGCCCGGGGCGTGGGGGCCCAGCAGTGCCAAAAGGCCGAGGCCGCCGGTTACTCCATGGACCTGTGCTCCTACGCGCGCATCGATCTGGGCACGGCCCTGGCCGGCGGCGAGGGCTCGCCCAGCATGGGCCAGCCCCGGCCCAACCTGCTCATCTCCGACAACAACAACTGCTCGCTTTTGGTCAAGTGGTTCGACGCCGTGCAACGCATGAGCGGGGCCGGGCATTTCGTCATCGACGCGCCCTTTTGCTACCAGCCCCAGCGGCCCGCGGACACCCGCTACCTGGAGGGCCAACTGCGCGCCATGATCCGGGCCATTGAGGGCCTGACCGGCCAACGCTGCGACATGGACAAGGTCGGCCAGGCCATGGCCTACAGCGACCAGGCCTGCGCCCTGTGGAAAAAGCTGCTGAGTCTGGCCCAGAGCCGGCCCGCCGGCATCACCGCCTTTGACACCTTCGCCCACATGGCCCCCTACATCACCTCGCTGCGCGGCACCAAGGAACTGGTCGATCATCTGCGGCTTTTGGTCGACGAGATCGAGTTGAACATGGCCATGGGCAAATGTCCCGTGCCGGACGAGCGTTATCGCCTGCTGTGGGACAACATCGCGCCATGGCATCAGTTGCGGGCCATGTCCAGCCGCCTGGCCGGGCTGGGCGCCAACATCGTCAGCGCCACCTACACCGCCTGCCTGGGCTCGCTGGAGGGCCGGATCGACCACTACCCCTACGACGGCGGCGATCCGCTGGCCTATCTGGCGCGCATGCAAAACTTCTCGGTGTGCCCCCACGGCCTGGAGCTGCGGGCCCGGGCCATGGCCGCGCTGATCGAGCGCTACGGCGTCGACGGCGTGATCTTTGGCAGCAACCGCAGTTGCAAGGTCTATTCGGTGATGCAGATGGACCTGCAACGGTTGATGGCCGCGCGCTGCGGCGCGCCGGCGGTGATGATCGAACTGGACCACGCCGACGGCCGCAAGTACAGCGAGGAAGCGGCGTTTTTGCGCATCGAGGCCCTGCTGGAGGCCATCGACGCCGGCCGGACAATGCCGGCGGCCTGA
- a CDS encoding 2-hydroxyacyl-CoA dehydratase subunit D, translating into MSQLARALAGLDWADPRLIGCLPLYPPRELFHGFGLKPVVLWGLAEHVPALDKAAAHLQSYVCAVAQCASQAVLAGPGARLGRLFFYNACDTIRNLPEILLQGRAGGKPLELLRWHLPQTTAGQAEATDYFRGQAAALIGRLEQISQARFSPEAFMGSCRLYDQARQLLTQAQAALALGRLCLADFADVAMAGWFLPVEEHITLLDELLATAGPPPPASGPRVVLSGILPPPADLCRVLDEAGLRVTGLDVAALGRSYARRPAPMADAADYYLALFAGHAPCPTLLASAGRRFDHVVELCRRSQADGFIFVGEKFCEYEWFDMPLLFERLRGEGLRCLALEIAPGGGDGAAALANRVQAFAEMLAQPPAGEKS; encoded by the coding sequence ATGAGCCAACTCGCCCGCGCCCTGGCTGGGCTGGATTGGGCCGACCCGCGCCTGATCGGCTGCCTGCCCCTTTATCCGCCGCGCGAGCTCTTCCACGGCTTTGGCCTGAAGCCCGTGGTGCTGTGGGGCCTGGCCGAGCACGTCCCGGCCCTGGACAAGGCGGCGGCGCATCTGCAAAGCTACGTTTGCGCCGTGGCCCAGTGCGCCAGCCAGGCCGTCTTGGCCGGGCCCGGCGCGCGGTTGGGGCGTTTGTTTTTTTACAACGCCTGCGACACCATCCGCAATCTGCCCGAGATTTTGCTCCAGGGCCGCGCCGGCGGCAAGCCCTTGGAGCTGCTGCGCTGGCATCTGCCGCAAACAACGGCCGGCCAGGCCGAGGCCACGGATTATTTTCGCGGCCAGGCCGCCGCGCTGATCGGCCGGCTGGAGCAAATCAGCCAGGCCCGCTTTTCGCCCGAGGCGTTCATGGGCTCCTGCCGCCTCTACGACCAGGCCCGCCAGTTGCTGACCCAGGCCCAGGCCGCCCTGGCCCTGGGGCGGCTGTGCTTGGCCGATTTTGCCGACGTGGCCATGGCCGGCTGGTTTTTGCCGGTGGAGGAGCACATCACGCTGCTCGATGAACTGCTGGCCACGGCCGGGCCGCCGCCACCAGCCAGCGGCCCCCGCGTGGTCCTCAGCGGCATTTTGCCGCCGCCGGCCGACCTGTGCCGGGTTCTGGACGAGGCCGGCCTGCGGGTGACGGGCCTGGACGTGGCGGCCCTTGGCCGTTCTTACGCGCGTCGGCCCGCGCCCATGGCCGATGCGGCCGATTATTATCTGGCGCTTTTCGCCGGCCACGCGCCGTGCCCGACGCTGCTGGCCAGCGCCGGCCGCCGCTTTGATCACGTGGTCGAGCTGTGCCGCCGGTCCCAGGCCGACGGGTTTATCTTTGTCGGCGAAAAATTCTGCGAATACGAGTGGTTCGACATGCCGCTGCTGTTCGAGCGCCTGCGGGGGGAGGGCCTGCGTTGCCTGGCCCTGGAGATCGCCCCCGGCGGCGGCGACGGCGCGGCCGCCCTGGCCAACCGCGTGCAGGCCTTCGCCGAGATGCTGGCCCAACCCCCGGCCGGAGAAAAGTCATGA
- a CDS encoding DsbA family protein — translation MRLRVTTALTLAWALLPGLALAGQDQELTERIKAALRDNPEIVLEALRQRPIQVYDIAVAGGEQKREQAWREQIAAAIKKPIAPEVGGPRAVLGRADAPVTIFEYTDFSCQACARNAAMVLDLLEAQPQRVRVFLKHSPSDEYARTAALHFEAIARQSPVKAWRFQELVFQRQAALRKAGPAALQGLLDELAVEPNALAKDLADPDLAKRIDDDMAEAERFHIKNTPSYVINGVLIEGAAPKEAVLKVMEMIEAAERKQP, via the coding sequence ATGCGGCTGCGCGTGACGACGGCCCTGACCCTGGCTTGGGCCTTGCTGCCGGGCCTGGCCCTGGCCGGCCAAGACCAAGAACTGACCGAACGGATCAAGGCCGCCCTGCGGGACAATCCCGAGATCGTCCTGGAGGCCCTGCGCCAGCGGCCGATCCAGGTATACGACATCGCCGTGGCCGGCGGCGAGCAAAAACGCGAACAGGCCTGGCGCGAGCAGATCGCCGCGGCCATCAAAAAACCCATCGCGCCCGAGGTGGGCGGGCCAAGGGCCGTGCTGGGCCGGGCCGACGCGCCGGTGACCATCTTCGAATACACCGATTTTTCGTGCCAGGCCTGCGCGCGCAACGCCGCCATGGTCCTGGACCTGCTGGAGGCCCAGCCCCAGCGCGTGCGCGTCTTCCTCAAGCATAGCCCCTCCGACGAATACGCCCGCACGGCGGCCCTGCACTTCGAGGCCATCGCCCGCCAGTCGCCGGTCAAGGCCTGGCGCTTCCAAGAACTGGTTTTTCAACGCCAGGCCGCGTTGCGCAAGGCCGGCCCGGCCGCCCTCCAGGGCCTGCTCGACGAACTGGCCGTGGAGCCAAACGCCCTGGCCAAGGATCTGGCCGACCCGGACCTGGCCAAACGCATCGATGACGACATGGCCGAAGCCGAGCGCTTTCATATCAAAAACACGCCGTCGTATGTCATTAACGGCGTGCTCATCGAAGGCGCGGCCCCCAAGGAGGCCGTGCTGAAAGTCATGGAGATGATCGAGGCGGCCGAGCGAAAACAGCCCTGA
- a CDS encoding ATP-binding protein: MCALPLPTAFAPAEKSSRDEIIAQAKVFENHLLTRHVLDHVPQAVMILNGNRQIVLANAALLSMLGQSLDDLLGQRPGEALGCVHAGETLGGCGTTESCRHCGAVLSILAAQKGEATMGECTLRRGCDSPESQDVQDMDLRVFASPMEVDGQRFTIFTAHDIGHERRRRALERIFFHDILNTTGGLSGFAQLLCDSEQGHLAEHAKVVRDITSKLIDEITAQKDLLAAESAELRVYPALCGSKEFLQKIIQEHENHPAARGRTIKLDPGCEKVSLVTDAGLLRRVIGNMLKNALEASQPGETISAGCLHENGKLTFWVHNPQVIPHDDQLKIFSRSFSTKGPHRGLGTYGIRLLTTRYLQGEVGFSSTPEEGTRFFVTLPQMLK, from the coding sequence ATGTGCGCTCTGCCCCTGCCCACGGCCTTCGCCCCGGCCGAGAAAAGCTCGCGGGACGAGATAATAGCCCAGGCCAAGGTGTTCGAGAACCACCTGCTGACCAGGCACGTGCTCGACCATGTGCCCCAGGCGGTGATGATCCTCAACGGCAATCGCCAGATCGTCTTGGCCAACGCCGCGCTTTTGAGCATGCTGGGCCAAAGCCTCGACGACCTGCTGGGCCAGCGGCCGGGCGAGGCGCTGGGCTGCGTCCACGCCGGCGAGACCCTGGGCGGCTGCGGCACCACCGAGTCGTGCCGTCACTGCGGGGCGGTGCTTTCGATCCTGGCGGCGCAGAAGGGTGAGGCCACCATGGGCGAATGCACCCTGCGCCGTGGCTGCGACTCGCCGGAATCGCAAGACGTCCAGGACATGGACCTGCGCGTCTTCGCCTCGCCCATGGAGGTCGACGGCCAGCGCTTCACCATCTTCACCGCCCACGACATCGGCCACGAACGGCGGCGGCGAGCCCTGGAGCGCATCTTTTTTCACGACATCCTCAACACCACCGGCGGGCTTTCGGGCTTCGCCCAGTTGCTCTGCGACTCCGAGCAGGGCCACCTGGCCGAGCACGCCAAGGTCGTGCGCGACATCACCAGCAAGCTCATCGACGAGATCACCGCGCAAAAAGACCTGCTGGCCGCCGAAAGCGCCGAGTTGCGAGTCTACCCGGCCCTGTGCGGCAGCAAGGAGTTCCTTCAGAAAATCATCCAGGAGCACGAAAATCATCCCGCCGCCCGCGGCCGGACGATTAAACTGGACCCTGGGTGCGAAAAGGTCAGCCTGGTCACTGACGCGGGGCTGCTGCGCCGGGTGATCGGAAACATGCTCAAAAACGCCTTGGAGGCCAGCCAGCCCGGCGAGACCATCAGCGCCGGCTGCCTGCACGAAAACGGCAAGCTGACGTTCTGGGTGCACAATCCCCAGGTGATCCCCCACGACGATCAGTTGAAGATCTTCAGCCGCTCGTTTTCGACCAAAGGCCCCCACCGGGGCCTGGGCACCTACGGCATCCGCCTGCTGACCACCCGCTACCTGCAGGGCGAAGTGGGCTTCAGCTCCACGCCCGAGGAAGGCACGCGCTTTTTCGTCACCCTGCCCCAGATGCTAAAGTAA
- a CDS encoding BKACE family enzyme, protein MERKVIVSAAITGAIHTPTMSPHLPITPEQIADQAIEAAQAGAAAVHIHARDPRSGMPSADPALFEQIVTRIQAGCDAIICLTTGGGLSMTVEQRAAVVPRFQPELASLNMGSMNFALHPMAKRHAAWLHEWEPLMLEASKDNIFRNTFGDLEKILAMMAQAGVKPELEIYDAGQLDNAAFMVAEGLLKPPLYLQFVLGILGGMSATLDSLLFLRQTADRLLGPRNYQFSAFGAGRMEFPICTASALMGGHCRVGLEDNLNLARGVPATSNAELVLKMRRILAEFSLETATPAEARAILGLKGR, encoded by the coding sequence ATGGAGCGCAAAGTCATCGTCTCGGCCGCCATCACCGGGGCCATCCACACCCCGACCATGTCGCCGCACCTGCCCATCACCCCCGAGCAGATCGCCGACCAGGCCATCGAGGCGGCCCAGGCCGGCGCGGCGGCCGTGCACATCCACGCCCGCGACCCGCGCAGCGGCATGCCCAGCGCCGATCCGGCCCTGTTCGAGCAGATCGTCACGCGCATCCAGGCCGGCTGCGACGCCATCATCTGCCTGACCACCGGCGGCGGCCTCAGCATGACTGTCGAACAGCGGGCCGCCGTCGTGCCCCGCTTCCAGCCCGAGTTGGCCTCGCTCAACATGGGCTCGATGAATTTCGCCCTGCACCCCATGGCCAAGCGCCACGCCGCCTGGCTGCACGAGTGGGAGCCGCTGATGCTGGAGGCCTCCAAGGACAACATCTTCCGCAACACCTTTGGTGACTTGGAAAAAATCCTGGCCATGATGGCCCAGGCCGGCGTCAAGCCCGAGCTGGAAATCTACGACGCCGGCCAGTTGGACAACGCGGCGTTTATGGTGGCCGAGGGCCTGCTCAAGCCGCCGCTGTATCTGCAATTCGTGCTGGGCATTCTGGGCGGCATGTCGGCCACGCTGGACAGCCTGCTGTTCCTCAGGCAAACCGCCGACCGCCTGCTGGGCCCGCGCAACTATCAATTCAGCGCCTTTGGGGCCGGGCGCATGGAATTCCCCATCTGCACGGCCAGCGCCCTCATGGGCGGCCACTGCCGGGTGGGCCTGGAGGACAACCTCAACCTCGCCCGCGGCGTGCCGGCCACGTCCAACGCCGAGTTGGTGCTCAAGATGCGCCGCATTTTGGCCGAATTTTCGCTGGAAACGGCCACGCCGGCCGAGGCGCGGGCCATCTTGGGCCTGAAGGGCCGCTAG
- a CDS encoding HD domain-containing protein, which produces MAQTMCPGQDTAFWKPGDIFEVKCGNCGYEMEFFKDDAQRRCKNCGQRVANPKLNLGCAQWCEHAAKCLGYDPKAQKADAGQESLVERLLAAMRGHFGNDQRRIAHALAVLDAAERIMAQAGGEPKVILAAAILHDVGVTEGERLHGSNAGRYQEKYGPAIAERLMKELGLDENTRDHVGRIIANHHSAKDIDTPEFRVVWDADWLVNIPEEYPDKTPEELAALINKVFKTDPGRKLALTTLAGVADPS; this is translated from the coding sequence ATGGCCCAGACCATGTGCCCTGGCCAGGATACGGCCTTTTGGAAGCCCGGCGACATCTTCGAGGTCAAGTGCGGCAACTGTGGCTACGAGATGGAGTTTTTCAAGGACGACGCCCAGCGCCGCTGCAAGAACTGCGGCCAGCGCGTGGCCAATCCCAAGCTCAACCTGGGCTGCGCCCAGTGGTGCGAGCACGCCGCCAAGTGCCTGGGCTACGACCCCAAGGCCCAGAAGGCCGACGCCGGCCAAGAGAGCCTGGTCGAGCGCCTGCTGGCGGCCATGCGCGGTCACTTTGGCAACGATCAGCGGCGCATCGCCCACGCCCTGGCCGTGCTGGACGCCGCCGAGCGCATCATGGCCCAGGCCGGCGGCGAGCCCAAGGTGATCCTGGCCGCGGCCATCCTGCACGACGTGGGCGTCACCGAGGGCGAGCGCCTGCACGGCTCCAACGCCGGCCGCTATCAGGAAAAGTATGGCCCGGCCATCGCCGAGCGGCTGATGAAGGAGCTGGGCCTGGACGAAAACACCCGCGACCACGTGGGGCGCATCATCGCCAATCATCACTCGGCCAAGGATATCGACACGCCCGAGTTCAGGGTCGTCTGGGACGCCGACTGGCTGGTCAACATCCCCGAGGAGTATCCCGACAAGACGCCCGAGGAACTGGCCGCGCTGATCAACAAGGTCTTCAAGACCGACCCCGGCCGCAAGCTGGCCCTGACCACCCTGGCTGGCGTGGCCGATCCGTCATAG
- a CDS encoding 4Fe-4S binding protein, with translation MIYAAQQYEASAAPAMPAGPVANLPGAVMVELRACQAAGPGCPNSLIDAAAWQAEVQRWLEAAEVSERLRGRLDGERIMAHDRLRIAIAGCPNACSQPQIADLAVVGRVRPSFDETACSGCGLCEAACPDRAIVVDETPIWYSGRCQGCYSCGAACDYDAVIVSRPWGQVLMGGKLGRRPQLAREAAEAHDPRELTAMFSRAVERFIDEAPRNMRFAAWWSAQREGGLL, from the coding sequence ATGATTTACGCGGCTCAACAATACGAAGCTTCCGCCGCCCCGGCCATGCCGGCCGGCCCGGTGGCCAATCTGCCCGGCGCGGTGATGGTCGAACTGCGGGCCTGTCAGGCCGCCGGACCGGGTTGCCCCAACAGCCTCATCGACGCCGCCGCCTGGCAAGCCGAGGTCCAGCGCTGGCTGGAGGCCGCCGAGGTCTCCGAACGTCTGCGTGGCCGCTTGGACGGCGAGCGCATCATGGCCCACGACCGCCTGCGCATCGCCATCGCCGGCTGCCCCAACGCCTGTAGCCAACCCCAGATCGCCGATCTGGCGGTGGTGGGCCGCGTGCGGCCCAGCTTCGACGAGACGGCCTGCTCGGGCTGCGGCCTGTGCGAGGCGGCCTGCCCGGACCGGGCCATCGTCGTCGACGAAACGCCCATCTGGTACAGCGGCCGCTGCCAGGGTTGCTACAGTTGCGGCGCCGCCTGCGACTACGACGCGGTGATCGTCTCGCGGCCCTGGGGCCAGGTGCTCATGGGCGGCAAGCTCGGCCGCCGGCCCCAACTGGCCCGCGAGGCCGCCGAGGCCCACGACCCCCGCGAGCTGACGGCGATGTTTTCGCGGGCCGTGGAGCGCTTCATCGACGAAGCGCCGCGCAACATGCGCTTCGCCGCCTGGTGGAGCGCCCAGCGGGAAGGAGGGTTGCTCTGA
- a CDS encoding ATP-binding protein, translating to MRRMRNIIEINEELCNGCGQCVLDCAEGALVIENGKARLVGEILCDGLGACLGGCPTGALTITQREAEEFDEAEVHRRQHEAPAAEPLPAMACGCPSSQAMTLSPAQAPCACQGEAQPVASRLGHWPIKLQLLSPNAPYLQGAELLLLADCAAASLPDLHARLLGGRAVALACPKLDDAQAHIDKLAQLIAGARPRSITVVHMEVPCCKGLEFIVRQAMARAGLDLPVGSMMIGRDGRVLEHQPPMAGVA from the coding sequence ATGCGTAGGATGCGAAACATCATCGAAATAAACGAGGAACTGTGCAACGGCTGCGGCCAATGCGTGCTGGACTGCGCCGAGGGCGCGCTGGTCATCGAAAACGGCAAGGCCAGGCTGGTGGGCGAGATCCTCTGCGACGGCCTGGGCGCCTGCCTGGGCGGTTGCCCCACCGGCGCGCTGACCATCACCCAGCGCGAGGCCGAGGAGTTCGACGAGGCCGAGGTCCATCGTCGCCAGCACGAGGCCCCGGCCGCCGAGCCGCTGCCGGCAATGGCCTGTGGTTGCCCGTCGTCCCAGGCCATGACCCTGAGCCCGGCCCAGGCCCCTTGCGCCTGCCAGGGCGAGGCCCAGCCGGTGGCCTCGCGGCTGGGCCATTGGCCGATCAAGCTGCAGCTGCTTTCGCCCAACGCGCCGTATCTGCAAGGGGCCGAACTGCTGCTGTTGGCCGACTGCGCCGCCGCCAGCCTGCCCGATCTGCACGCGCGCCTGCTGGGCGGCCGCGCCGTGGCCCTGGCTTGCCCCAAGCTCGACGACGCCCAGGCCCATATCGACAAGCTGGCCCAGCTCATCGCCGGGGCGCGGCCGCGCTCGATCACGGTTGTGCACATGGAAGTGCCCTGCTGCAAGGGGCTGGAGTTCATCGTGCGCCAGGCCATGGCGCGAGCCGGCCTCGACCTGCCGGTGGGTTCGATGATGATCGGCCGCGACGGCCGGGTGCTGGAGCATCAACCGCCCATGGCGGGCGTGGCCTGA
- a CDS encoding RrF2 family transcriptional regulator, giving the protein MNSLIHISEAASLALHTMAYLAAEPGRKASTHEIARVMGASEAHLAKVMQRLGKAGLVVSQRGPGGGFTLAKTPEQVSLLEVYAAAEGQLGEVGCLLGQPVCGGHCIMGELLGKLSQEIKDYFANTKLGDLTAEWGKVASNA; this is encoded by the coding sequence ATGAACAGTCTCATCCATATATCCGAAGCCGCTTCCCTGGCCCTGCACACCATGGCCTACCTGGCGGCCGAGCCGGGCCGCAAGGCCTCCACCCACGAGATCGCCCGGGTCATGGGCGCTTCCGAGGCCCACTTGGCCAAGGTCATGCAGCGCCTGGGCAAGGCCGGCCTGGTCGTTTCCCAGCGCGGGCCGGGCGGCGGGTTCACCCTGGCCAAAACGCCCGAGCAGGTCAGCCTGCTGGAGGTCTACGCCGCGGCCGAGGGTCAATTGGGCGAAGTCGGCTGCCTGTTGGGTCAACCCGTCTGCGGCGGCCACTGCATCATGGGCGAGTTGCTGGGCAAGCTCAGCCAGGAGATCAAGGACTATTTCGCCAACACCAAGCTCGGCGACTTGACGGCCGAGTGGGGAAAGGTGGCTTCAAATGCGTAG
- a CDS encoding putative quinol monooxygenase: MSKVTVVALMTAKEGQETDVQKAMLDCAAPTRQEAGCLNYDIHQSLKKPAEFMVHENWASMDALAAHGKTAHMAKLMSDLADKLAVAPKITLWKELQ; this comes from the coding sequence ATGAGCAAAGTGACGGTGGTGGCCCTGATGACCGCCAAGGAAGGCCAAGAGACCGACGTGCAAAAAGCAATGCTGGACTGCGCCGCGCCCACCCGCCAAGAGGCTGGCTGCCTGAACTATGACATTCATCAGTCGCTGAAAAAGCCGGCCGAATTCATGGTGCACGAGAACTGGGCCTCCATGGACGCCCTGGCCGCCCACGGCAAAACGGCGCACATGGCCAAGCTGATGAGCGACCTGGCCGACAAACTGGCGGTCGCGCCCAAAATAACCTTGTGGAAAGAACTACAATAG
- a CDS encoding YidH family protein — protein sequence MAMESDQPPCVNAPADQLIINEAQLLLAEKRTSLATLRTGIAVLALPLTLASFLIVLSSRVVFDGATYLLWPVLTLCAALVALGAYLIGRALSRLQRADRLLQRLKRDHAFIGQYMA from the coding sequence ATGGCCATGGAATCCGATCAACCGCCCTGCGTGAACGCGCCGGCCGATCAGCTCATCATCAACGAGGCCCAGTTGCTCCTGGCCGAAAAACGCACCAGCCTGGCCACCCTGCGCACGGGCATCGCCGTGCTGGCCCTGCCGCTGACCCTGGCCAGTTTTCTGATCGTCTTGTCCTCGCGGGTGGTCTTCGACGGGGCCACCTATCTGCTGTGGCCGGTGCTGACCCTCTGCGCGGCGTTGGTGGCGTTGGGGGCCTACCTCATCGGCCGGGCGCTGTCGCGCCTGCAGCGGGCCGATCGCCTTTTACAGCGGCTCAAGCGCGATCACGCCTTCATCGGCCAATACATGGCCTGA